A DNA window from Meiothermus cerbereus DSM 11376 contains the following coding sequences:
- a CDS encoding DEAD/DEAH box helicase gives MSLPKELLPYPSYAEWLRDLEGYAGQLAFVRVLPPQPPEKVPYDGIFSGVLMALRLYPYRFQAEALAQLEQNQHLVMSTSTASGKSLVFQVPVLKALLEGQTSLLLYPTKALAHDQLGRLRQMGRALEVADKVYAYDGDTPDSERKKAREMGQALLTNPDMLHFGLLPRHGEWAEFLARLRYIVLDELHAYRGVFGTHTALILQRLLRLAWHYGARPQVIAASATIANPAEHAQSLTSLPFAQITASPRGAEREFAVWVPKALDKEGKSRRSPNLEAALLARYAAEQGLRTLIFTNARRTAELVARYAADERVRPYRAGYTAAERRKLEQALQEGEVRVLVSTSALELGVDIGGLDVVVLLGYPGSVSSFWQRAGRAGRGTRRALVLWIPREDPMDAYFEQHPELLLAGAPEAAIADPDNPTLFPLHAHCAARELPIALPSATQAPDPFYKPWHNIQPPLIEKYGRLYSTLRNPHQALVLRGFGKSFSLRDNSGKLLGTLDERQAYWEAHPGAVYLHQGETYLVRNLDPERREIVLLPGLEDYYTQPRAETEIEVLQGEEILEGVWVGPVVLRERVTGYVKKRFITETVLEEVALLMPELTFQTEAVWFHPCEGLVVLPTLEEARQPDQTFLTEAQVPAALHALEHTLIGLLPLFVLAERQDIGGVSYPFYPRPLPSRGGPTIFIYDGYPGGVGYARAAARQFSRWIAAARDLLQRCPCEEGCPRCILSPKCGNGNQYLDKQAALLLAESLSAHYRSGKPN, from the coding sequence ATGTCGTTGCCCAAAGAACTACTCCCCTACCCTAGCTACGCCGAATGGCTGCGCGACCTTGAAGGCTATGCCGGACAGCTCGCATTTGTGCGGGTACTGCCCCCACAGCCTCCAGAAAAAGTTCCCTACGACGGCATTTTCTCGGGCGTGCTGATGGCCTTGAGGCTCTACCCCTATCGCTTTCAGGCTGAGGCCTTGGCCCAGCTCGAGCAGAACCAGCACCTGGTGATGAGCACCTCTACGGCCTCCGGCAAGAGCCTGGTCTTTCAGGTTCCGGTGCTAAAGGCTTTGCTCGAGGGCCAGACTTCGCTGTTGCTCTATCCCACCAAGGCCCTGGCCCACGACCAGCTCGGGCGCTTAAGGCAGATGGGCAGGGCGCTCGAGGTCGCCGACAAAGTCTATGCCTACGACGGCGATACCCCCGATTCAGAGCGCAAAAAAGCCAGGGAGATGGGGCAGGCCCTCCTCACCAACCCCGATATGCTGCACTTTGGCCTGCTGCCCCGCCACGGGGAGTGGGCCGAGTTTCTCGCTAGGCTGCGGTACATCGTGCTGGACGAACTGCACGCCTACCGGGGAGTGTTTGGCACACATACCGCCCTGATTCTGCAAAGGCTGTTGCGGCTGGCCTGGCACTACGGGGCTCGCCCCCAGGTGATTGCGGCCAGCGCCACCATCGCCAACCCCGCCGAGCACGCCCAGAGCCTGACCAGCTTGCCGTTTGCTCAGATCACCGCTAGCCCCCGGGGAGCCGAGCGCGAGTTTGCGGTCTGGGTGCCTAAAGCCCTGGATAAGGAAGGCAAGAGCCGTCGCAGCCCCAACCTTGAGGCGGCCTTGCTGGCCCGCTATGCCGCCGAGCAGGGGCTGCGCACCCTGATTTTTACCAACGCCCGGCGCACCGCCGAGCTGGTCGCCCGCTACGCCGCCGACGAGCGGGTACGGCCCTACCGGGCTGGCTATACCGCTGCCGAACGCAGAAAGCTGGAACAGGCTTTGCAGGAAGGCGAAGTTCGAGTGCTGGTGAGCACCAGCGCCCTCGAGCTGGGGGTGGACATTGGGGGGCTGGACGTCGTGGTTCTGTTGGGTTATCCGGGCTCGGTGAGCTCGTTTTGGCAGCGGGCCGGGCGGGCCGGACGGGGAACAAGGCGCGCACTGGTGCTCTGGATTCCCCGCGAAGACCCCATGGACGCCTATTTTGAACAGCACCCCGAACTGCTCCTGGCAGGCGCGCCCGAGGCGGCCATTGCCGACCCCGACAACCCCACGCTCTTTCCCCTACACGCCCACTGCGCCGCACGGGAGTTGCCCATTGCGCTACCCAGCGCTACCCAGGCCCCCGACCCTTTTTACAAACCCTGGCACAACATCCAGCCCCCCCTCATCGAGAAATACGGACGGCTTTACTCAACCCTGCGAAACCCACACCAGGCCCTGGTTTTGCGGGGGTTTGGCAAGAGTTTTAGCTTGCGCGACAACAGCGGGAAGCTACTGGGCACCCTGGATGAGCGCCAGGCCTACTGGGAGGCCCATCCTGGAGCAGTTTATCTGCACCAGGGCGAAACTTACCTGGTGCGCAACCTCGACCCCGAGCGGCGGGAAATTGTGCTCTTGCCGGGCCTCGAGGACTACTACACCCAGCCCCGGGCCGAGACCGAAATCGAGGTGCTGCAGGGCGAGGAGATTCTGGAGGGAGTCTGGGTGGGGCCGGTGGTGCTGCGGGAGCGGGTGACGGGCTATGTGAAAAAGCGCTTCATAACCGAGACCGTGCTGGAAGAGGTGGCCCTCTTGATGCCCGAGCTGACCTTTCAGACCGAGGCGGTCTGGTTTCACCCCTGCGAAGGCCTGGTGGTGCTGCCCACCCTGGAGGAAGCCCGCCAGCCCGACCAGACTTTTCTAACCGAAGCCCAGGTGCCCGCGGCCCTCCACGCCCTCGAGCACACCCTGATTGGCCTCTTACCCCTCTTCGTGCTGGCCGAGCGGCAGGACATCGGCGGGGTTTCCTATCCCTTCTACCCCCGGCCCCTGCCCTCGAGGGGCGGCCCCACCATCTTCATCTACGATGGTTATCCGGGCGGGGTGGGGTACGCTCGAGCGGCGGCGCGGCAGTTCTCCCGCTGGATCGCCGCCGCCCGCGACCTGCTACAGCGCTGCCCATGTGAGGAAGGCTGCCCACGTTGCATCCTGTCTCCCAAGTGCGGCAATGGCAACCAGTATCTGGACAAACAGGCCGCCTTACTGCTGGCCGAGTCGCTTAGTGCCCATTACCGCAGCGGAAAGCCCAACTGA
- a CDS encoding DUF2461 domain-containing protein, giving the protein MAAVKGTKQAYFSSELFHFLVELRYNNQREWFQANKPRYEAWVRQPFLRFIADFAPRLEKITPDYVAGPQSLFRIHRDTRFSANKAPYKTHAAAQFRHRLGQDVHMPGFYIHLEPDNCFLGAGMWMPEPDNLRRIRAAIARQDPRWLMLRKKLKLDGEGKLTRPPKGFDPHHPLIEDLKQRSFTVSYNLSEEIVVSEEFMDTVEKTFRRLLPLNRFLSEVLLLPTET; this is encoded by the coding sequence ATGGCCGCTGTCAAGGGTACCAAGCAAGCTTATTTTTCCTCCGAACTTTTTCATTTTCTGGTCGAGTTGCGCTACAACAACCAGCGGGAGTGGTTCCAGGCCAACAAGCCCCGCTACGAGGCCTGGGTTCGGCAGCCGTTTCTGCGCTTTATTGCAGATTTCGCTCCGCGCCTGGAGAAAATAACCCCCGACTATGTAGCGGGCCCCCAAAGTCTCTTTCGCATCCACCGCGATACCCGCTTTAGCGCCAACAAAGCCCCCTACAAGACCCATGCCGCGGCTCAGTTTCGCCACCGCCTGGGGCAAGATGTACACATGCCGGGCTTTTATATTCATTTGGAGCCCGACAACTGCTTTCTGGGAGCCGGAATGTGGATGCCCGAGCCCGACAACCTGCGGCGCATCCGGGCGGCTATTGCCCGCCAGGATCCCCGCTGGTTGATGCTCCGTAAGAAGCTAAAGCTCGATGGAGAAGGCAAGCTAACCCGCCCGCCCAAAGGCTTTGACCCCCATCACCCGCTTATCGAAGACCTGAAGCAGCGTAGTTTTACAGTCTCGTACAACCTATCCGAGGAAATAGTTGTTTCGGAAGAGTTTATGGATACAGTAGAAAAGACCTTTCGCAGGCTGTTGCCGCTCAATCGGTTTTTGAGCGAGGTTTTGTTGCTTCCCACAGAGACATGA
- a CDS encoding TlpA family protein disulfide reductase: MEAAPKKLSPALQLGIVGLIAVGLLVLALVSSPPQRTGDLPQAQLVRLDGSSVQLQSGKPTVLTVWATWCTYCQRQLPEFEAIARQRPDVHFAFVNDGEPAQLVRQFHDTRGFASAVVYQDALRTVSRSLRVNGYPSNFFYDSKGKLLGEVRGYMSPDQLQAALAQLN, translated from the coding sequence ATGGAAGCTGCACCTAAAAAACTTTCCCCGGCTTTGCAGCTGGGCATCGTTGGCCTTATTGCAGTTGGCCTGCTTGTGCTGGCTTTGGTTTCCTCTCCCCCGCAAAGAACTGGGGATTTGCCTCAAGCCCAGTTGGTCCGCCTCGACGGGAGCAGCGTACAGCTCCAGAGTGGAAAGCCCACCGTGCTTACCGTTTGGGCTACCTGGTGCACCTACTGCCAGCGGCAGCTCCCCGAGTTCGAAGCGATAGCCCGCCAGCGTCCAGATGTTCATTTCGCCTTTGTGAACGACGGCGAGCCGGCCCAACTGGTGCGCCAGTTCCACGACACCCGGGGTTTTGCCAGCGCGGTGGTGTACCAGGATGCCTTGCGCACGGTTTCCAGGTCGCTGAGGGTGAACGGCTATCCCTCGAACTTTTTTTACGACTCCAAGGGTAAGCTGCTGGGGGAAGTGCGAGGCTACATGAGCCCGGATCAGCTCCAGGCCGCGCTGGCGCAGCTCAACTAG
- a CDS encoding HesA/MoeB/ThiF family protein: MWTKEELDRYARHIVLPGVGGAGQARLKQSSVLVVGAGGLGSPVLMYLAAAGVGRLGLVEMDRVDLSNLQRQVLFDTASIGQRKAEVAKNRLESINPHTHVEAHAQRITSENALGLLEPYDLIIDCTDNFPTRYLINDACVLLDKPLVYGAIHQFEGQLSVFHYQGGPCYRCLFPQPPRPGAVPNCAEAGVFGVLPGVIGSLMATEALKVLLGLGEVLSGQLLLYDGLQARFRRLGFPRRPDCGVCGEHPSVTTLQDYELWCGISV; the protein is encoded by the coding sequence ATGTGGACTAAGGAGGAGCTGGATCGTTACGCCCGCCACATCGTGCTGCCAGGGGTGGGGGGCGCAGGCCAGGCCAGGCTCAAGCAAAGCTCGGTGCTGGTGGTGGGCGCAGGCGGCCTGGGCTCGCCGGTGCTCATGTACCTGGCCGCAGCGGGGGTGGGCCGATTGGGTCTGGTAGAAATGGATAGGGTGGACCTCTCCAACCTGCAGCGGCAGGTACTGTTCGATACCGCATCTATCGGACAGCGCAAGGCCGAAGTGGCAAAAAATAGACTGGAAAGCATCAACCCGCATACCCATGTTGAAGCTCATGCCCAGCGCATTACTTCCGAAAACGCATTAGGGCTGCTGGAGCCTTACGACCTCATCATCGACTGCACCGACAACTTTCCTACTCGCTACCTGATCAACGACGCCTGTGTTTTGCTGGATAAACCGCTGGTTTACGGGGCCATTCACCAGTTTGAGGGCCAGCTCTCGGTTTTTCATTACCAGGGAGGACCCTGTTACCGCTGTTTGTTTCCCCAGCCACCCAGGCCTGGAGCGGTTCCGAACTGTGCGGAAGCCGGGGTGTTTGGGGTGCTTCCCGGCGTGATTGGCAGCCTGATGGCTACCGAGGCGCTCAAGGTGCTGCTGGGGCTGGGAGAGGTGCTGTCCGGCCAGCTTCTGCTCTACGACGGCTTGCAGGCGCGCTTCCGCCGCCTTGGTTTTCCCCGTCGCCCGGACTGTGGGGTGTGTGGCGAACACCCTAGTGTAACTACACTGCAAGATTATGAGCTTTGGTGCGGTATTTCGGTGTAA
- the mnmE gene encoding tRNA uridine-5-carboxymethylaminomethyl(34) synthesis GTPase MnmE — protein MGLPSLNDVIAAIATPPGKGAVGIVRVSGNGALELVSRLWQGKNPCRLAGGRFTYGIICDPNTLEVLDEALLLVFRKPHSYTGQDSAELHTHGSPAVLRRVLQALFELGARPAQPGEFTLRAYLNGKMDLAQAEAVLSLVEAESDAARRQALRGLCAGLSQKITHLCEQLFDLLAHIQAWLDYPEEGVEPAQIQETLEPVLQEIGHLLATAPAGRIAQKGARIALVGAPNAGKSSLLNALLGYERAIVTPIPGTTRDYLEAPLEIAGVPIVAIDTAGVRETHDPIEKSGVERALQIAQEADLVLYLADQSQPHPTPPPLPWERTLKVATKADLAPAWTADSYLRVSSQTGLGLHELRQQIHQRLLGQAPEGELWVSNERHVEALRRAQTHLHEALQAPQDLAALSIEMALDALAEILGKDVSEEVIDRVFRNFCVGK, from the coding sequence GTGGGCCTGCCTTCGCTAAATGATGTGATTGCCGCTATTGCCACACCCCCCGGCAAGGGCGCGGTGGGGATTGTGCGGGTCTCGGGCAATGGCGCTCTAGAACTGGTCTCGAGGCTCTGGCAGGGCAAAAACCCTTGCAGGCTGGCCGGTGGGCGCTTTACCTACGGCATAATCTGCGACCCGAACACCCTGGAAGTGCTGGACGAGGCGCTGTTACTGGTCTTCCGCAAGCCGCACTCCTACACCGGCCAGGACAGCGCCGAGCTGCACACCCACGGCTCACCCGCGGTGTTGCGCCGGGTTTTGCAGGCACTGTTTGAGCTGGGGGCCCGCCCGGCCCAGCCCGGCGAATTCACGTTGCGGGCCTACCTGAACGGAAAAATGGACCTGGCCCAGGCCGAGGCGGTGTTGAGCTTGGTAGAGGCCGAGTCAGACGCCGCCCGGCGGCAGGCCTTGCGGGGCCTCTGCGCGGGGTTGTCGCAGAAGATCACCCACCTCTGCGAGCAATTGTTCGACCTGCTGGCGCACATCCAGGCCTGGCTGGACTACCCCGAAGAAGGGGTCGAACCCGCCCAGATTCAGGAAACCCTCGAGCCCGTTTTGCAGGAAATCGGCCACCTGCTGGCCACCGCCCCCGCCGGGCGCATCGCCCAGAAAGGGGCCCGGATTGCCCTGGTGGGGGCCCCCAATGCCGGCAAGTCCAGCCTCCTCAACGCGCTCTTAGGCTACGAGCGGGCCATCGTTACACCCATCCCAGGCACCACCCGCGACTACCTGGAAGCTCCGCTGGAGATTGCCGGGGTGCCCATTGTGGCTATAGACACCGCCGGAGTCCGGGAAACCCACGACCCAATCGAGAAAAGCGGGGTGGAACGGGCCTTACAGATCGCACAGGAAGCCGACCTGGTGCTCTACCTGGCCGACCAGAGCCAGCCCCACCCCACCCCGCCACCGCTGCCCTGGGAGCGCACCCTGAAGGTAGCCACCAAGGCCGACCTGGCCCCCGCCTGGACAGCGGATTCGTACCTGCGGGTCTCGAGCCAGACCGGCCTGGGCCTGCACGAGCTACGCCAGCAAATCCACCAGCGGCTTCTGGGCCAGGCCCCCGAGGGGGAGCTTTGGGTCAGCAACGAGCGGCATGTGGAGGCCCTGCGCCGGGCCCAAACCCACCTGCACGAAGCCCTGCAAGCCCCCCAGGACCTGGCCGCCCTCTCGATCGAGATGGCCCTGGACGCGCTGGCCGAAATCCTGGGCAAAGACGTTTCGGAAGAGGTGATTGACCGAGTATTCCGTAACTTTTGCGTGGGCAAGTGA
- a CDS encoding M67 family metallopeptidase, whose product MIVRLSRACLEQTLSHLRAALPREGVGLWLGQAGRVLQVWPLPNVHLRPWERYQAEPQSLLEAVRYSERAGLELVAIFHSHPNGPAQPSETDRAQAFWRVPYVIFDMRSEHLRAFWLPQGEEVPVWLEQD is encoded by the coding sequence ATGATTGTGCGCCTGTCCAGGGCATGCCTCGAGCAAACCCTTTCCCACCTGCGGGCGGCCCTGCCCCGCGAAGGGGTGGGGCTATGGCTGGGCCAGGCCGGACGGGTCTTGCAGGTCTGGCCTCTGCCCAACGTTCATCTCCGACCCTGGGAACGTTACCAGGCAGAACCCCAGTCCCTCCTCGAAGCAGTCCGGTATAGCGAACGGGCGGGCCTCGAGCTCGTGGCAATTTTTCACTCCCACCCCAATGGGCCCGCGCAGCCTAGTGAAACCGACCGTGCCCAGGCCTTCTGGCGTGTCCCTTACGTAATCTTCGATATGCGTTCAGAACACCTGCGGGCTTTTTGGCTACCGCAAGGGGAAGAAGTGCCGGTCTGGCTCGAGCAAGACTGA
- a CDS encoding MFS transporter, translated as MSTWPHAPSDTKQVAIPPLVRKNTWLLAITQAVSGAGMQLVPTFGAIQVVLLLGNATFAGLATSLLALSRVMTAYFVGRMTDRRGRKAGLYLGLWLALVGALLIGTATLLGSFALFGAGVLVFGSGVGAVQQMRVAAADMYPPSRRAEGLSLVAMGSLFGAGLSPLVVWTAEQLGLALGVSEIALAWLMVPLLILPSFLLVNSIRPDPKQMALELSRYYPAWALHSTASTSENLEQKDLARIRVAAILTAVVVQGQMVMMMAMTALALKALDCSLSQISFSVALHVMGMFAFSWPIGRLADRLGRKPVIMAGLVVAGLGALLVGLGEGYWVITAGTFLVGLGWSGAFLSANTMLTDVTPPTRRGQAIGVLDLWSNTAGMSLPILGGLIVEGFDLQALGFFGALLVLIPLYNLFQVREQQPGDYRP; from the coding sequence GTGTCCACCTGGCCCCACGCACCCTCCGATACCAAGCAAGTGGCGATTCCCCCCCTGGTACGAAAAAACACCTGGCTGCTGGCCATCACCCAGGCCGTGAGCGGAGCGGGTATGCAGCTCGTACCCACCTTTGGGGCCATCCAGGTGGTGCTATTGCTGGGTAATGCCACATTCGCGGGTCTAGCCACCAGCCTTCTGGCCTTGTCCAGGGTGATGACGGCCTATTTTGTGGGGCGCATGACCGACCGGAGGGGAAGGAAAGCCGGGCTATACCTGGGATTGTGGCTGGCGCTGGTGGGGGCCTTGCTCATCGGCACCGCCACCCTGTTGGGCTCGTTTGCCCTGTTTGGTGCGGGTGTGCTGGTGTTTGGGAGTGGGGTGGGGGCCGTCCAGCAGATGCGGGTGGCGGCAGCCGACATGTACCCCCCCAGCCGACGGGCCGAGGGGCTTAGCCTGGTGGCGATGGGTTCGTTGTTCGGTGCGGGCCTCTCCCCTCTGGTGGTTTGGACGGCTGAGCAGCTGGGGCTGGCCCTGGGGGTGAGCGAGATTGCCCTGGCCTGGCTGATGGTGCCGCTACTGATCCTACCGAGCTTTTTGCTGGTAAACAGCATTCGACCTGACCCAAAGCAGATGGCCCTCGAGCTCAGCCGCTATTACCCGGCCTGGGCCTTGCACAGCACTGCTTCGACCTCGGAAAACCTCGAGCAAAAAGACTTGGCCCGCATCCGGGTTGCCGCCATCCTTACCGCGGTGGTGGTGCAGGGGCAGATGGTCATGATGATGGCCATGACCGCCCTGGCCCTCAAGGCCCTCGATTGTAGCCTTTCGCAAATCTCTTTTTCGGTGGCGCTGCACGTAATGGGCATGTTTGCTTTTTCCTGGCCCATAGGCCGCCTGGCCGACCGCCTGGGCCGCAAGCCGGTGATTATGGCGGGGCTGGTAGTAGCGGGGCTGGGGGCCTTGCTGGTGGGGCTGGGCGAGGGCTACTGGGTCATCACCGCCGGTACTTTTCTGGTGGGACTGGGCTGGTCAGGGGCTTTTTTGAGCGCCAATACCATGCTGACCGACGTGACGCCACCCACCCGGCGCGGCCAGGCCATTGGGGTGCTCGACCTGTGGTCCAACACCGCCGGCATGAGCCTGCCCATCCTGGGGGGGCTGATTGTAGAAGGGTTCGATTTACAAGCGCTGGGCTTTTTTGGCGCCCTTTTGGTGCTGATTCCACTTTACAATTTGTTTCAGGTGCGGGAACAACAACCCGGAGACTACCGCCCATAA
- a CDS encoding citrate synthase/methylcitrate synthase — MSATVTIARGLEDVIFTESSLCFIDGDQGRLYYAGYKIQDLAEYSTFEEVTYLLLHGHLPNKAELKAFSARLASLRALPPSVIKQIKQFPRDAHPMSMLRTAVSELGMTDPTEGDVSPEALYEKSLSLIAKFATIVAATKRHREGQKILAPRKGLSHAANFLYMSNGKLPSKEETKLMDVALILQAEHGFNASTFTAIATYSTQTDIYSSIVAAVGALKGPRHGGANEAVMKMIAEIGAPENVASWLADLQARRGRVMGMGHRVYKSYDPRAGVLDKYAGEVASKHGHSKEYAILKELERQAGAIYNPKGIYPNVDFYSGVVYSDLGYPLEFFTPIFAVARISGWCAHILEYTKVDNRLLRPDSHYTGKLDLPYKPLSKR, encoded by the coding sequence ATGAGCGCAACCGTAACCATTGCTCGAGGTCTGGAAGACGTCATTTTCACCGAAAGCAGCCTGTGCTTTATCGATGGCGATCAGGGTCGCCTGTACTATGCTGGCTACAAAATCCAGGATCTGGCCGAGTACTCCACTTTCGAGGAGGTAACCTACCTACTTCTGCACGGCCACCTACCCAACAAAGCGGAGCTTAAGGCCTTCAGTGCCAGGCTGGCCTCGCTGCGGGCTTTGCCGCCTTCCGTCATCAAGCAAATCAAACAGTTCCCCCGCGATGCCCACCCCATGTCCATGCTCCGTACGGCGGTGAGCGAGCTGGGCATGACCGACCCCACCGAAGGCGACGTCTCGCCCGAGGCCCTTTACGAGAAATCACTCTCGCTGATCGCCAAGTTTGCCACCATCGTAGCGGCCACCAAGCGCCACCGGGAGGGGCAGAAAATTCTTGCCCCCCGCAAAGGCTTGTCCCACGCGGCCAACTTCCTTTACATGTCCAACGGCAAATTGCCCAGCAAGGAAGAGACCAAACTGATGGACGTAGCCCTGATTTTGCAGGCCGAACACGGCTTTAATGCCTCTACCTTTACCGCCATCGCGACCTACTCTACCCAGACCGACATCTATAGCTCCATTGTGGCGGCGGTAGGCGCGCTCAAAGGGCCTCGGCACGGCGGGGCCAACGAGGCCGTGATGAAGATGATTGCCGAGATTGGCGCACCCGAGAACGTCGCGTCCTGGCTGGCCGACCTGCAGGCCCGCAGGGGCCGGGTAATGGGCATGGGCCACCGGGTATACAAGTCCTACGACCCCAGGGCTGGGGTGCTGGACAAGTACGCGGGAGAGGTAGCGTCCAAGCACGGCCACAGCAAGGAGTACGCCATTTTGAAGGAGCTCGAGCGCCAGGCGGGTGCCATCTACAACCCCAAAGGCATCTACCCGAACGTCGATTTCTACTCTGGGGTGGTGTACTCCGACCTGGGCTACCCGCTCGAGTTCTTCACGCCCATTTTTGCGGTGGCCCGCATCTCGGGCTGGTGCGCGCACATCCTCGAGTACACCAAAGTGGATAACCGCCTACTGCGCCCAGACTCCCACTACACCGGTAAGCTGGATCTGCCCTATAAGCCCCTGTCCAAGCGCTAG